The Marinifilum sp. JC120 genome window below encodes:
- a CDS encoding ATP-binding protein has protein sequence MSSSCSSCSSAPQKGGDKKASAAQALQNELISSTLQKIKYKIFVMSGKGGVGKSSVAVNIAAALADKGFKVGILDVDIHGPSVPHLLGITGQLDVERGNLVVPKKVNDNLHVVSMESLLKDPDQAVLWRGPMKTSAIRQFISDVQWGELDFLVVDSPPGTGDEPMTVLKTIPESLAVVVTTPQEISLADVRKAINFLQYAKANIMGVVENMSGLVCPHCHENIDLFKKGGGEELAEKYGLPFLGAVPLDPTTVVAADLGKPVVLLEEDSPAKIAFRKVADEIADAAESSFEVASSTHT, from the coding sequence ATGAGTTCATCATGTAGTTCCTGCTCTTCTGCTCCCCAGAAGGGTGGCGACAAAAAAGCGAGTGCTGCTCAGGCTCTGCAAAATGAGTTGATTTCTTCAACTTTGCAGAAGATCAAATACAAAATTTTTGTAATGAGCGGCAAAGGCGGTGTTGGTAAAAGTTCTGTGGCGGTCAACATTGCCGCAGCTCTTGCTGATAAAGGTTTCAAAGTCGGTATCCTTGATGTTGACATCCACGGCCCCAGTGTTCCCCATCTGCTCGGAATTACCGGGCAGCTTGATGTTGAGCGCGGCAACCTCGTGGTTCCCAAAAAGGTAAACGACAACCTGCATGTTGTTTCCATGGAGTCCCTGCTCAAGGACCCGGATCAGGCTGTTCTCTGGCGTGGTCCCATGAAAACTTCCGCTATTAGACAGTTTATTTCCGACGTACAGTGGGGCGAGCTTGACTTTCTCGTCGTTGACTCCCCTCCGGGTACCGGTGATGAGCCCATGACCGTGCTGAAAACTATTCCCGAATCCCTTGCTGTGGTTGTTACCACTCCGCAGGAAATTTCCCTTGCCGACGTAAGAAAAGCGATCAATTTTCTGCAATACGCTAAGGCAAATATCATGGGTGTTGTGGAAAACATGAGCGGACTTGTCTGTCCCCATTGCCACGAGAACATCGACCTTTTCAAAAAGGGCGGTGGTGAAGAGCTTGCTGAAAAGTACGGCTTGCCTTTTCTCGGTGCTGTTCCCCTCGACCCAACTACTGTTGTCGCTGCTGACCTTGGCAAACCCGTGGTTCTTCTTGAGGAAGATTCCCCGGCCAAGATTGCTTTCCGCAAGGTAGCTGACGAGATCGCTGACGCAGCTGAAAGTAGCTTTGAGGTTGCTTCCAGTACTCATACTTAG
- a CDS encoding DUF368 domain-containing protein yields the protein MNFVQAWKKGPGPESLRDYCVLILKGLCMGVADIIPGVSGGTMAFITGIYDNLIDSIRSFNGTFIKSLFKLDLTGAVAEAHLKFLLPLLFGIVVAMVSMAQVIHTLLGTHPVQVWSLFFGLIAASILVVGRRVGEFSVKNVLSGVVGAVFSFFLVGLIPVTTPDTLWFVFICASISICAMILPGISGAFILLLLGKYEFITGAIRNPTTVENGAILLAFVCGCAFGISLFSRVLHFLLEKHHALTVSLLTGFMAGAMRKIWPWKEVLDSVVIRGKVHVISEANVLPPAYDGEFASAVLLMVAGFAAVIILEWVSSAKDS from the coding sequence ATGAATTTCGTTCAAGCTTGGAAAAAAGGTCCGGGGCCGGAATCCTTACGTGATTACTGCGTGCTTATCCTTAAAGGTTTATGCATGGGGGTTGCCGATATTATTCCCGGTGTTTCCGGCGGGACCATGGCCTTTATAACCGGGATCTATGATAACCTCATTGATTCAATCCGTTCCTTTAATGGGACGTTCATCAAAAGCCTGTTCAAGCTTGATCTGACCGGGGCTGTTGCCGAGGCACATCTTAAATTTCTGCTGCCCCTTTTGTTCGGGATTGTAGTGGCTATGGTTTCCATGGCTCAGGTTATTCATACCTTGCTAGGAACTCATCCGGTGCAGGTTTGGTCACTTTTCTTCGGTCTTATTGCCGCATCTATTCTAGTGGTCGGCAGAAGAGTTGGGGAATTTTCTGTTAAGAATGTTCTTTCCGGTGTTGTCGGTGCTGTGTTTAGTTTTTTTCTAGTGGGACTTATTCCTGTGACCACTCCCGACACCCTCTGGTTTGTTTTTATTTGCGCTTCAATTTCTATTTGCGCCATGATTCTTCCCGGTATCAGCGGGGCCTTTATTCTATTGCTTCTGGGTAAATATGAATTTATCACCGGAGCTATCCGCAATCCTACGACCGTTGAAAACGGTGCTATTCTGCTGGCTTTTGTCTGCGGATGCGCTTTCGGTATTTCTCTTTTTTCCCGTGTCCTGCATTTTTTGCTGGAAAAGCATCATGCATTGACAGTTAGTCTGCTCACCGGATTCATGGCTGGGGCCATGCGTAAGATCTGGCCTTGGAAAGAGGTTCTTGATTCGGTGGTGATACGGGGTAAGGTCCACGTCATAAGTGAGGCCAATGTGCTGCCTCCAGCTTATGACGGTGAATTTGCGAGTGCAGTGCTTTTGATGGTTGCCGGATTCGCAGCAGTGATTATCTTGGAATGGGTATCTTCAGCCAAGGACAGCTGA